A window of Proteus columbae contains these coding sequences:
- a CDS encoding ROK family protein: MLLKNLKELQSSKTSKALKLKSLYKLVAENGPIKTETLTELAQMKPATCARLLDELNALQLITTAELGESTGGRKPILYNINTEGVFLIGIELSKVYSTIVLMDLKLNMLDKIKISPEPYLSAYEMTDKLLPKIDALLFKNNISYEKVLGLGISIEHVVEHQLASKSLNEEFSELEALLRKKIPTYVTVGSGVHFAALAEFRLYYRQKTQRFLFTSCDTEVRGCAIIGNQFLTDTSATMNCFGHMTIDVKGLLCECGSYGCLNTLCSLDAIKNSIIHQIRRGKHSLLTSLVSTDDEINYHTIFQAIEMRDPLCIDALEEAAYYYGLAIANTILMLQPDIVVCGGTLIPKYTFFDTVKKTIETKLALFPNIKTEVYPASHAYEIVSQGAGAMVLEHLVN; this comes from the coding sequence ATGCTATTGAAAAATTTAAAAGAACTTCAGTCTTCTAAGACTTCAAAAGCATTGAAACTTAAAAGCCTTTATAAATTAGTGGCAGAAAATGGTCCAATAAAAACAGAAACACTCACTGAATTGGCACAAATGAAGCCTGCTACTTGTGCTCGACTACTGGACGAGTTAAATGCTCTTCAATTAATTACAACCGCAGAATTAGGTGAATCAACGGGTGGTCGAAAACCTATTTTGTATAATATTAATACAGAAGGGGTGTTTTTAATTGGCATTGAATTAAGTAAGGTCTATTCAACCATTGTGTTGATGGATCTGAAACTTAATATGTTGGATAAAATTAAAATATCGCCAGAACCTTACTTATCTGCATATGAGATGACAGATAAGCTATTACCTAAAATTGATGCCTTGTTATTCAAAAATAACATCAGCTATGAAAAAGTTTTAGGGTTAGGAATTTCTATTGAGCATGTTGTCGAACATCAATTGGCTTCAAAATCCCTCAATGAAGAATTCAGTGAATTAGAGGCGTTATTACGTAAAAAAATTCCTACTTACGTCACAGTGGGAAGTGGAGTGCATTTTGCTGCTTTAGCTGAATTTCGTTTATATTATCGCCAAAAAACACAACGATTTTTATTTACTTCTTGTGATACCGAAGTAAGAGGATGTGCCATTATTGGTAATCAGTTTTTAACTGATACCTCAGCGACGATGAATTGTTTTGGTCATATGACGATTGATGTAAAAGGGCTATTGTGCGAATGTGGCTCTTATGGTTGTTTAAATACATTGTGCTCTTTAGATGCCATAAAAAATAGTATTATTCATCAAATAAGGCGGGGAAAGCACTCCTTATTAACTTCTCTTGTCAGTACAGATGATGAAATTAACTATCACACGATTTTTCAAGCAATAGAAATGCGAGATCCTCTGTGTATTGATGCATTAGAAGAAGCGGCTTATTACTACGGGCTTGCTATTGCAAATACGATTTTAATGCTCCAACCTGATATTGTTGTTTGTGGCGGAACATTAATACCTAAATATACGTTTTTTGATACCGTCAAAAAAACGATTGAAACTAAACTCGCACTTTTCCCAAATATAAAAACAGAAGTTTATCCAGCAAGCCACGCTTATGAAATCGTTTCTCAGGGCGCTGGCGCTATGGTATTAGAGCATTTAGTTAATTAA